From the genome of Phreatobacter cathodiphilus, one region includes:
- a CDS encoding inositol-3-phosphate synthase: MSRSAIRVAIVGVGNCAASFVQGLHYYKDAKPGESIPGLMNVEVGPYHIRDVEIVAAFDIDSRKVGQDVADAILAKPNNTIQFAKVPPTGVTVQRGPTLDGVGKHLVGVVTESKEAPSDVTAVLKAARAEVIICYLPVGSQKACEFYAERALEAGCGFINCVPVFIASNPDWAKRFTEKGLPIVGDDIKSQVGATIVHRVLARLYEDRGVKIERTYQLNFGGNTDFLNMLERERLSSKKKSKTQAVSSQIDVPIEADNIHIGPSDFVPFLDDRKMAYIRIEGTGFGGVPLNMELKLEVWDSPNSAGVVIDAVRCCRIALDRKQGGPIGGPSSYFMKSPPKQYTDPEARDLTIAFIEGER, translated from the coding sequence GTGTCACGGTCTGCCATTCGTGTTGCCATCGTCGGTGTGGGCAATTGCGCCGCCTCGTTCGTTCAGGGTCTGCACTACTACAAGGACGCCAAGCCCGGTGAGTCGATCCCGGGGCTGATGAATGTCGAGGTCGGCCCGTACCATATCCGCGACGTCGAGATCGTGGCGGCCTTCGACATCGACAGCCGCAAGGTGGGCCAGGACGTCGCCGACGCCATCCTCGCCAAGCCGAACAACACGATCCAGTTCGCCAAGGTGCCGCCGACCGGCGTGACCGTGCAGCGCGGCCCGACCCTCGACGGCGTCGGCAAGCATCTGGTCGGCGTCGTGACCGAATCGAAGGAGGCCCCCTCCGACGTGACGGCGGTGCTGAAAGCCGCCCGCGCCGAGGTCATTATCTGCTACCTGCCGGTCGGATCGCAGAAGGCCTGCGAGTTCTACGCCGAGCGCGCCCTGGAGGCCGGCTGCGGCTTCATCAACTGCGTGCCGGTCTTCATCGCCTCCAATCCCGACTGGGCGAAGCGCTTCACCGAGAAGGGCCTGCCGATCGTCGGCGACGACATCAAGAGCCAGGTCGGCGCGACCATCGTCCACCGCGTGCTCGCCCGCCTCTACGAGGACCGCGGCGTCAAGATCGAGCGCACCTACCAGCTCAATTTCGGCGGCAACACCGACTTCCTCAACATGCTGGAGCGCGAGCGCCTGTCGTCGAAGAAGAAGTCGAAGACCCAGGCCGTCTCCAGCCAGATCGACGTGCCGATCGAGGCCGACAACATCCATATCGGCCCGAGCGACTTCGTGCCCTTCCTCGACGACCGGAAGATGGCCTATATCCGCATCGAGGGCACCGGTTTCGGCGGCGTTCCGCTGAACATGGAGCTGAAGCTCGAGGTCTGGGACTCGCCCAATTCCGCCGGCGTTGTGATCGACGCCGTGCGCTGCTGCCGCATCGCCCTCGACCGCAAGCAGGGCGGGCCGATCGGCGGGCCGTCGAGCTACTTCATGAAGTCGCCGCCCAAGCAGTACACCGACCCGGAGGCGCGCGACCTCACCATCGCCTTCATCGAGGGCGAGCGCTGA
- a CDS encoding LptF/LptG family permease — protein MVRSLFALKRRLVSQLDLGGRARRFPSQQAHRIMRDVTVQVALVLLLIESIFVAEQLISGLLEEVLKIRAPLAKTIAMMATMLPQVFELALPTAILIAVYRVSLGLREDREFLMLSSLGIPPHGLIRLVIRIGIWAQIAALAVGGFVDPLARYAFRLVMFSSQYHALTGGTVTANRLFETRIGTVSVMPRSDGVPTPRLFVRQPTEGGGERIVVANGTRLVGPDLDGRVALHLYDFAVDDFPAPPAGASGPQQWPVAPTSSLRGTSTQQSLVFNDIVPFDPRGRNIAELTLPELLTGAFTRTGERLELAKRIGRSLLCLIAPLIALLALSFTTRANQAFVLPLACAGLMTMEIAGTSVLAGVLPAGLWPVLSLVAAGGLTIGVGLVIAVALRSSAIARPGLSRS, from the coding sequence GTGGTGAGAAGCCTCTTCGCGCTGAAGCGGCGGCTGGTCTCGCAGCTCGACCTCGGCGGCCGGGCGCGCCGCTTCCCGAGCCAGCAGGCGCACCGGATCATGCGCGACGTCACCGTGCAGGTGGCGCTGGTGCTGCTGCTGATCGAGAGCATCTTCGTCGCCGAGCAGCTCATTTCCGGCCTGCTCGAGGAGGTGCTGAAGATCCGCGCCCCGCTCGCCAAGACCATCGCCATGATGGCCACCATGCTGCCGCAGGTCTTCGAGCTGGCGCTGCCCACGGCCATCCTCATCGCCGTCTATCGCGTCTCGCTCGGCCTCAGGGAGGACCGCGAGTTCCTCATGCTGTCGAGCCTCGGCATTCCGCCGCACGGGCTCATCCGGCTGGTCATCCGCATCGGCATCTGGGCGCAGATCGCCGCCCTGGCGGTGGGCGGCTTCGTCGATCCGCTGGCGCGCTACGCCTTCCGGCTGGTGATGTTCTCCTCCCAGTACCACGCCCTGACCGGGGGAACGGTCACCGCCAACCGGCTGTTCGAGACGCGGATCGGCACGGTGTCGGTGATGCCGCGCTCCGACGGCGTGCCCACCCCGCGCCTCTTCGTGCGCCAGCCGACGGAGGGCGGCGGCGAGCGGATCGTGGTCGCCAACGGCACCCGCCTGGTGGGCCCCGACCTCGACGGGCGCGTGGCGCTCCATCTCTACGACTTCGCCGTGGACGACTTCCCCGCACCGCCGGCGGGCGCCAGCGGCCCGCAGCAATGGCCGGTGGCGCCAACCTCCTCCCTGCGCGGCACCTCCACCCAGCAGAGCCTCGTGTTCAACGACATCGTGCCCTTCGACCCGCGCGGGCGGAACATCGCCGAACTGACCCTGCCCGAACTCCTCACCGGCGCCTTCACGCGCACGGGCGAGAGGCTGGAACTGGCCAAGCGCATCGGGCGGAGCCTTCTCTGCCTCATCGCGCCGCTGATCGCGCTGCTGGCGCTGTCGTTCACGACGCGGGCCAACCAGGCCTTCGTCCTGCCGCTCGCCTGCGCCGGCCTGATGACCATGGAGATCGCCGGCACCTCGGTGCTGGCGGGCGTCCTGCCGGCGGGTCTGTGGCCGGTGCTGTCGCTGGTGGCCGCGGGCGGTCTCACCATCGGCGTCGGCCTCGTCATCGCCGTGGCGCTGCGCTCGTCGGCCATCGCGCGACCGGGACTCAGCCGCTCGTGA
- a CDS encoding CDP-alcohol phosphatidyltransferase family protein, whose product MSESWVSRLLASLERGASLQDVARSASFAGTLAKVASVLARTGVTPNTLTLLSLLPALVSGILAAYGAFGWSTLFLLLSGVFDMLDGPLARSTGTVSRYGALLDSTVDRITDASPLLGLTVFYATSGWMAVVPAFTLLAAYTVSYVRARCEGLKVQLPPLWMRRGDRMVLIALSLLLGMVSPAFTLGGIGLVGVLSLLAAADALRVARNVIDARVPEVRAVADAPTGRDTAA is encoded by the coding sequence ATGTCGGAAAGCTGGGTCTCGCGGCTTCTCGCGAGCCTTGAACGGGGCGCCTCCCTCCAGGATGTCGCCCGCAGTGCGTCCTTCGCGGGCACTCTGGCGAAGGTGGCCTCCGTGCTGGCGCGCACGGGCGTCACGCCCAACACGCTGACGCTGCTGTCGCTGTTGCCGGCCCTCGTCTCCGGCATCCTCGCCGCCTATGGCGCCTTCGGCTGGTCGACGCTGTTCCTGCTGCTCTCCGGCGTCTTCGACATGCTGGACGGCCCGCTCGCGCGCTCCACCGGCACGGTCAGCCGCTACGGCGCCCTGCTCGATTCGACCGTCGACCGCATCACCGACGCCTCCCCGCTCCTCGGCCTCACCGTCTTCTACGCCACCTCCGGCTGGATGGCGGTGGTGCCGGCCTTCACCCTGCTCGCCGCCTATACGGTGTCCTACGTGCGGGCGCGCTGCGAGGGCCTGAAGGTGCAACTGCCGCCGCTGTGGATGCGCCGCGGCGACCGCATGGTGCTGATCGCGCTCTCGCTGCTGCTCGGCATGGTCTCGCCGGCATTCACGCTCGGCGGCATAGGCCTCGTCGGCGTGCTCAGCCTCCTCGCCGCGGCCGATGCACTCCGCGTCGCCCGCAACGTCATCGACGCCCGGGTGCCGGAGGTGCGCGCCGTTGCGGACGCCCCGACCGGCCGCGACACCGCCGCCTGA
- the lptB gene encoding LPS export ABC transporter ATP-binding protein: MLIARRLTKAHDGRPTVRGVDLALRRGEVVGLLGPNGAGKTTTFSMIAGMQVPDSGVVMLDDKNITRLPLFMRARMGLGYLPQEASIFRGSSVEDNILIVLESLIADRKALRARLDGLLEEFGITHVRRSKAGALSGGERRRLEIARTLASDPSFILLDEPFAGVDPIAVTEVRILVRKLSARGIGVLVTDHNVRETLSLVDRAYILDGGLILASGSVEHIVADPRVKAVYLGADFVL; this comes from the coding sequence ATGCTGATCGCGCGCCGCCTGACCAAGGCCCATGACGGACGCCCCACGGTACGGGGCGTCGATCTCGCTCTGCGCCGCGGCGAGGTCGTCGGCCTGCTCGGCCCCAACGGCGCCGGCAAGACCACCACCTTCTCGATGATTGCGGGCATGCAGGTGCCCGACAGCGGCGTCGTCATGCTCGACGACAAGAACATCACGCGTCTGCCGCTGTTCATGCGCGCGCGCATGGGCCTCGGTTACCTGCCGCAGGAGGCCTCGATCTTCCGCGGATCCTCGGTCGAGGACAACATCCTCATCGTGCTGGAATCGCTGATCGCCGATCGAAAGGCGCTGCGCGCCAGGCTCGACGGCCTCCTCGAGGAATTCGGCATCACCCATGTCCGCCGCTCCAAGGCCGGGGCCCTGTCGGGCGGCGAGCGGCGGCGGCTGGAGATTGCCCGGACGCTCGCGAGCGACCCCTCCTTCATCCTGCTGGACGAGCCCTTCGCCGGCGTCGATCCCATCGCGGTGACCGAGGTGCGCATCCTCGTGCGCAAGCTTTCGGCCCGCGGCATTGGCGTGCTGGTGACCGACCACAACGTGCGGGAGACGCTGAGCCTGGTCGACCGGGCCTATATTCTCGACGGCGGGCTCATCCTCGCCTCGGGTTCGGTCGAGCACATCGTCGCCGACCCGCGGGTGAAGGCGGTCTACCTCGGCGCCGATTTCGTGCTCTGA
- a CDS encoding NAD-dependent epimerase/dehydratase family protein, which translates to MIVTGAAGLLGNTVLRAAAARGLSATAWLRGRAGEAALAGLDLPVAHGDLATDSLEKIVEKAGIVVHCAARVAIGSTGGEASRRDNVVATQRLASACRAAGARLIHVSTVDTLAWGTRKEPGDETPAAPHPRDTTYAATKRLAEAAVLAEMERGLAATIVHPGFLLGPWDWKPSSGRLLLAAVRGPFALAPPGGNDFCHAGAVAEAILSLAAAPPPSPRYVLSGEALTYAEAFRLMRRAAGRASRVVEAPAALVRAAGRAGDLWGRIAGREPELNGAAAEVACMPHHFSSALAIREIGYRPRPAVEAMREAWTWFVERGYA; encoded by the coding sequence ATGATCGTGACAGGCGCGGCCGGCCTTCTCGGTAACACCGTGTTGCGGGCGGCCGCCGCGCGCGGCCTTTCGGCCACCGCCTGGCTGCGCGGACGGGCGGGAGAGGCGGCGCTCGCCGGCCTCGACCTGCCGGTGGCCCATGGCGACCTCGCGACGGACTCCCTCGAAAAAATCGTGGAAAAGGCCGGGATCGTCGTCCATTGCGCCGCCCGGGTGGCCATCGGCAGCACCGGCGGCGAGGCGTCCCGGCGGGACAACGTGGTGGCCACGCAGCGACTCGCGAGCGCCTGCCGTGCAGCCGGCGCACGTCTGATCCACGTCTCCACGGTCGATACTCTGGCCTGGGGAACGCGCAAGGAACCCGGCGACGAGACACCTGCGGCGCCCCACCCACGTGATACCACTTACGCCGCCACAAAGCGGCTGGCCGAGGCTGCGGTGCTGGCGGAGATGGAGCGGGGCCTCGCCGCGACCATCGTCCACCCCGGCTTCCTGCTCGGACCCTGGGACTGGAAACCCTCCTCCGGCCGGCTGCTGCTGGCCGCGGTCCGCGGCCCTTTCGCCCTCGCCCCGCCGGGCGGCAACGACTTCTGCCATGCCGGCGCCGTCGCCGAGGCGATTCTCTCCCTGGCGGCCGCCCCGCCGCCCTCGCCGCGCTATGTCCTGTCGGGCGAGGCGCTGACCTACGCCGAAGCCTTCCGCCTGATGCGGCGGGCGGCGGGCCGCGCCTCGCGGGTCGTCGAGGCGCCTGCCGCACTGGTCCGCGCCGCCGGACGGGCGGGGGACCTCTGGGGGCGCATCGCCGGCCGGGAACCGGAGCTCAACGGCGCCGCGGCGGAGGTCGCCTGCATGCCCCATCACTTTTCCTCGGCCCTGGCCATCCGCGAGATCGGCTATCGCCCGCGTCCCGCCGTCGAGGCCATGCGCGAGGCGTGGACATGGTTCGTCGAACGCGGCTATGCGTGA
- a CDS encoding polysaccharide deacetylase family protein, producing MPAPLPPLRVALTVDMEPDCPPFLWTWRGVTEGAPRLLDLFAREEVPVTWFTTGETARLHPAAVTAVVDGGHELACHGVTHQRFDWMSKDSARWEIQDSTRRLRDFGEITSFRAPYLRFPGHYLDLLQDEGFALDSSQARYKKDVPGEENAPGLVRIPASITSSALRIPKLLREYFLGRLPDPVVLFVHPWEFVDFRQSTLRYDCRFRTGQPALDALASVIGYFKGRGATFMTMRDLGAQVKGTAA from the coding sequence ATGCCCGCTCCTCTCCCGCCCCTGCGCGTCGCGCTCACCGTCGACATGGAACCGGACTGCCCGCCGTTCCTTTGGACATGGCGGGGGGTGACGGAAGGCGCGCCGCGCCTCCTCGACCTCTTCGCGCGCGAAGAGGTGCCGGTCACCTGGTTCACCACCGGCGAGACGGCACGGCTGCATCCGGCCGCGGTCACGGCGGTGGTCGACGGCGGCCACGAACTCGCCTGCCACGGCGTCACCCACCAGCGCTTCGACTGGATGTCGAAGGACAGCGCCCGCTGGGAGATTCAGGATTCGACCCGGCGGCTGCGCGACTTCGGCGAGATCACCTCGTTCCGCGCGCCCTATCTGCGCTTTCCCGGCCATTATCTCGACCTGCTCCAGGACGAGGGTTTCGCCCTCGATTCCTCGCAGGCGCGCTACAAGAAGGACGTGCCGGGCGAGGAGAACGCGCCGGGCCTCGTGCGCATCCCCGCCTCCATCACCTCCAGCGCCCTGCGCATCCCCAAACTGCTGCGGGAGTATTTCCTCGGCCGGCTGCCCGACCCCGTGGTGCTCTTCGTCCACCCCTGGGAGTTCGTCGACTTCCGCCAGTCGACCCTGCGCTACGACTGCCGCTTCCGCACCGGACAGCCGGCGCTGGACGCCCTCGCCTCGGTGATCGGCTATTTCAAGGGGCGCGGGGCGACCTTCATGACCATGCGGGACCTGGGCGCCCAGGTGAAGGGGACCGCGGCATGA
- a CDS encoding carbonic anhydrase, giving the protein MCLSCAFPTASSRRSFLKAGAGLALAGGLALPGPAVAQAPAALSGEEALKRLMEGNARYVANAPEQRDFSARRAALSRSQHPFASIVSCADSRVAPELAFDQGAGDLFVVRVAGNFVNQDGLASLEFGAAVLRSQLILVLGHTRCGAISAAIDVVRNNTQLPGHLPQLIDAIKPAVHAADAEKPSDMLAATIAANVRLNVEKLKTSTPVLAGLVAEKKLTVAGGVYDLATGKVTLI; this is encoded by the coding sequence ATGTGCCTTTCGTGCGCCTTCCCCACCGCCTCGTCCCGCCGCTCCTTCCTGAAGGCCGGCGCCGGCCTCGCCCTCGCAGGGGGGCTCGCCCTGCCCGGCCCCGCCGTAGCCCAGGCCCCCGCCGCCCTGAGCGGCGAGGAGGCGCTGAAGCGGCTGATGGAGGGCAATGCCCGCTACGTCGCCAATGCGCCGGAGCAGCGCGACTTCTCGGCCCGGCGGGCGGCGCTGTCGCGCTCGCAGCACCCCTTCGCCTCCATCGTGAGCTGCGCCGATTCGCGCGTCGCCCCCGAACTCGCCTTCGACCAGGGCGCCGGCGACCTCTTCGTGGTCCGCGTCGCCGGCAATTTCGTCAACCAGGACGGGCTCGCCAGCCTCGAATTCGGCGCGGCGGTGCTGCGCTCCCAGCTCATCCTCGTGCTCGGCCACACGCGCTGCGGCGCCATCTCCGCGGCCATCGACGTGGTCCGCAACAACACGCAGTTGCCCGGCCATCTGCCGCAGCTCATCGACGCCATCAAGCCGGCGGTCCATGCGGCCGACGCCGAGAAGCCGTCGGACATGCTGGCGGCGACCATCGCGGCCAATGTCCGTCTCAACGTCGAAAAGCTGAAGACCTCGACGCCGGTCCTCGCCGGCCTGGTGGCGGAGAAGAAGCTGACGGTGGCCGGCGGCGTCTACGACCTCGCCACCGGCAAGGTCACGCTCATCTGA
- a CDS encoding phosphatidylglycerophosphatase A family protein: protein MSTADGTGALVPVDAAFMVSHPASLLALVGGAGLFPYGPGTLGALVGIPIGLALQAAPAAVALAVVAAAFVVGVWACGVTAVRSGLHDHPAIVFDETWAMAAVIAFSPPGLRAVMVGFLAFRLFDIVKPWPIGHIDEHVAEGFGIMLDDAVAGVFALALVFGLWRLGWL, encoded by the coding sequence ATGAGCACGGCAGACGGTACGGGCGCTCTCGTCCCGGTGGATGCCGCCTTCATGGTGAGCCATCCCGCCTCTCTCCTCGCCCTGGTGGGCGGCGCGGGCCTCTTTCCCTACGGGCCGGGCACGCTCGGGGCTCTCGTCGGCATTCCGATCGGCTTGGCTCTGCAGGCGGCCCCGGCCGCCGTGGCTCTCGCCGTGGTGGCGGCCGCCTTCGTCGTCGGGGTCTGGGCCTGCGGCGTCACCGCCGTCCGGTCGGGGCTCCACGACCATCCCGCGATCGTCTTCGACGAGACCTGGGCCATGGCCGCCGTCATCGCCTTCTCGCCGCCGGGCCTGCGCGCGGTGATGGTCGGCTTCCTCGCCTTCCGCCTCTTCGACATCGTCAAGCCCTGGCCGATCGGCCATATCGACGAGCATGTCGCCGAAGGCTTCGGCATCATGCTGGACGACGCCGTGGCGGGGGTCTTCGCGCTCGCCCTGGTGTTCGGGCTCTGGCGGCTCGGCTGGCTCTAG
- a CDS encoding glycosyltransferase family 4 protein: MKIALVSDWFVPRLGGIELQMRDLALALRERGHEVRVICGVPGEAQVDGIPVERLPGPRLPGFGIAFTPAVFAALRAAIDAGGEEVVHVHCGNVAPIAHHAVQHCIRRRIPAVATFHSVLKYYDLPLMALNALHGYGRSAVRFTAVSTVAGAALRPLLGDRAVTAVPNGIDLSWWRRPDGLAPRGDGPVEFVSVTRLQKRKRARWLVKAFAAAVQRLPPGAARLTIVGDGDERAAIAAIIRRAGMEDRIVLAGRETREAIRARLHGADVFLLASKLEAFGIAALEARAAGLPVVTMAQSGARDFLHDGEDAILAADDAELAAAIRRLAEEPGLRRRLAAAAALPPDGVDWRAVAPLYEAEYQAARAALA; encoded by the coding sequence TTGAAGATCGCACTCGTGAGCGACTGGTTCGTGCCGCGACTCGGCGGCATCGAGCTGCAGATGCGCGATCTCGCCCTGGCGCTGCGCGAGCGCGGCCACGAGGTCCGGGTGATCTGCGGTGTCCCCGGCGAGGCGCAGGTGGACGGCATCCCCGTCGAGCGCCTGCCCGGGCCGCGCCTGCCCGGTTTCGGCATCGCCTTCACGCCGGCGGTCTTCGCGGCGCTCAGGGCCGCCATCGACGCCGGTGGCGAGGAGGTCGTCCACGTCCATTGCGGCAACGTGGCGCCCATCGCCCACCACGCCGTGCAGCACTGCATCCGCAGGCGCATCCCGGCGGTCGCCACCTTCCACTCGGTGCTGAAATATTACGACCTGCCGCTCATGGCGCTGAACGCCCTGCACGGCTACGGCCGCTCCGCCGTCCGCTTCACCGCGGTCTCGACCGTCGCCGGCGCGGCGCTGCGTCCGCTGCTCGGCGACAGGGCCGTGACCGCCGTTCCCAACGGCATCGACCTTTCATGGTGGCGCCGCCCGGACGGCCTCGCGCCGCGGGGCGACGGGCCGGTCGAGTTCGTCTCGGTGACGCGGCTGCAGAAGCGCAAGCGGGCGCGCTGGCTGGTCAAGGCCTTCGCCGCGGCGGTGCAGCGCCTGCCGCCGGGGGCGGCGCGCCTGACCATCGTCGGCGACGGCGACGAGCGGGCCGCCATCGCCGCCATCATCCGCCGCGCCGGCATGGAGGACCGGATCGTCCTCGCCGGACGGGAGACGCGTGAGGCGATCCGTGCACGGCTGCACGGCGCCGACGTCTTCCTGCTGGCCTCGAAGCTCGAGGCCTTCGGCATCGCCGCCCTCGAGGCGCGCGCCGCCGGCCTGCCCGTCGTCACCATGGCCCAATCGGGGGCGCGCGATTTCCTGCACGACGGCGAGGACGCCATCCTCGCGGCGGACGACGCCGAACTCGCCGCCGCCATCCGCCGGCTGGCCGAGGAGCCTGGCCTGCGCCGGAGGCTTGCCGCCGCCGCGGCCCTGCCGCCGGACGGCGTCGACTGGCGCGCGGTGGCGCCGCTCTACGAGGCGGAATATCAGGCGGCGCGGGCGGCGCTGGCCTAG
- a CDS encoding phosphatase PAP2 family protein: protein MIDTALSRLTDLWGRWWLAPLAPTFYALAMIPAGQFRPEHALIGGLVLVLGLYNRTTQRITAALYPGVLVAIASDAMRFVVPVFVTPERVHACDLRALELKLFAVAPNVTPGDWLQQHTAPFWDVFFAVPYAAFLYVVPVYALYLFVRDRERMALYLWAFAIAHAIGFAMWLIVPAAPPWYVRMNGCLVDVKAAANAAGLLRVDDLFGMTYFRQFYARAANAFGAMPSMHVAFPLIGLFAALGRATWRTWPLHLTYATAMFVGSVYLDHHWILDGVAGAVVALAAVWIAARLLGLPWPWPPREGRP from the coding sequence ATGATCGACACCGCCTTGAGCCGCCTGACGGACCTGTGGGGCCGCTGGTGGCTGGCGCCGCTGGCGCCGACCTTCTACGCCCTCGCCATGATCCCCGCCGGGCAGTTCCGGCCCGAACATGCGCTGATCGGCGGCCTGGTGCTGGTTCTCGGCCTGTACAACCGCACCACCCAGCGCATCACCGCCGCGCTCTATCCCGGCGTGCTCGTGGCCATCGCCTCCGACGCCATGCGCTTCGTCGTTCCGGTCTTCGTCACGCCGGAGCGGGTCCATGCCTGCGACCTGCGCGCCCTCGAGCTGAAGCTTTTCGCCGTCGCGCCGAACGTCACGCCCGGCGACTGGCTGCAGCAGCACACGGCGCCCTTCTGGGACGTCTTCTTCGCCGTTCCCTATGCCGCCTTCCTCTATGTCGTGCCGGTCTATGCGCTCTATCTCTTCGTCCGCGACCGGGAGCGCATGGCCCTCTATCTCTGGGCCTTCGCCATCGCCCATGCCATCGGCTTCGCCATGTGGCTGATCGTGCCGGCGGCGCCGCCCTGGTACGTGCGCATGAACGGCTGCCTCGTCGACGTGAAGGCGGCCGCCAATGCCGCCGGCCTGCTGCGCGTCGACGACCTCTTCGGCATGACCTATTTCCGCCAGTTCTACGCCCGCGCCGCCAATGCCTTCGGCGCCATGCCCTCGATGCACGTCGCCTTCCCGCTGATCGGCCTCTTCGCCGCCCTCGGCCGCGCCACCTGGCGCACCTGGCCGCTGCATCTGACCTACGCCACGGCCATGTTCGTCGGCAGCGTCTATCTCGACCACCATTGGATCCTCGACGGCGTCGCCGGCGCCGTCGTGGCGCTCGCCGCCGTGTGGATCGCGGCGCGGCTTCTCGGCCTGCCCTGGCCCTGGCCGCCGCGCGAAGGCCGGCCGTGA
- a CDS encoding lysylphosphatidylglycerol synthase transmembrane domain-containing protein: MSVPAATDAAAPPSRRLWWILGWCVLALFTGIAAYALPWADVIAALAGAKWHWAVLAVFVSLAGWPFWILQWQLLAPKAHRPSFARMAQVTALSGAANTSLPMTGVVASVGFLIVRGRLPASAAASLYTVDQLVTGIGKVATLSLAALLVPVPDWIRSGLLALAGVMALVTVALLVAAHGGNRLRRLGIGLSPRPARLLGHVADFVDHLEPLRNPVLGSAVVLLTFAKTAAEVLMVMTVQVAVGIEPSVAAAVLVVAALDLATMAPVSPGHLGVFEATVILCYQYLGVPLPLATAAALIHHGVLFVASLVSLGYLGWALPQDDKGQRRLDEP; the protein is encoded by the coding sequence ATGAGCGTGCCCGCCGCCACGGACGCGGCCGCGCCGCCCTCACGCCGCCTATGGTGGATTCTCGGCTGGTGCGTGCTGGCCCTGTTCACCGGCATCGCCGCCTATGCCCTGCCCTGGGCGGACGTCATCGCCGCCCTGGCGGGCGCCAAGTGGCACTGGGCGGTGCTCGCCGTCTTCGTCTCGCTGGCGGGCTGGCCCTTCTGGATCCTGCAATGGCAGCTGCTGGCGCCGAAGGCGCACCGGCCGAGCTTCGCCCGGATGGCGCAGGTGACGGCGCTGAGCGGGGCGGCCAACACCTCCCTGCCGATGACCGGCGTCGTCGCCTCGGTCGGCTTCCTCATCGTGCGCGGGCGGCTGCCGGCCTCCGCCGCCGCCTCGCTCTATACGGTGGACCAGCTCGTCACCGGCATCGGCAAGGTGGCGACGCTGTCGCTGGCCGCCCTGCTCGTGCCCGTGCCGGACTGGATCCGCTCCGGCCTCCTCGCGCTCGCCGGCGTCATGGCGCTGGTGACGGTCGCCCTGCTCGTCGCCGCCCATGGCGGCAACCGGCTGCGCCGCCTCGGCATCGGCCTGTCGCCGCGCCCGGCCCGGCTCCTCGGCCACGTCGCCGATTTCGTCGATCATCTCGAACCGCTTCGCAATCCGGTCCTGGGCAGCGCCGTGGTGCTGCTGACCTTCGCCAAGACCGCGGCCGAGGTGCTGATGGTGATGACCGTGCAGGTGGCGGTGGGCATCGAGCCCTCCGTCGCCGCGGCGGTGCTGGTGGTGGCGGCCCTCGACCTCGCCACCATGGCGCCGGTCTCGCCCGGCCATCTCGGCGTGTTCGAGGCGACCGTCATCCTCTGCTACCAGTATCTCGGCGTGCCGCTGCCGCTCGCCACCGCCGCGGCGCTGATCCATCACGGCGTGCTCTTCGTCGCCTCGCTGGTGAGTCTCGGCTATCTCGGCTGGGCGCTGCCGCAGGACGACAAGGGCCAGCGCCGGCTCGACGAGCCCTAG